A window from Bacteroidota bacterium encodes these proteins:
- a CDS encoding transposase → MVIRQSFDLRPKATGKKLKLFDDKEYYEQYRYHTFYTNQTLPATQIWEQYKGRGDCENRIKELKDDFALEGFNMKDFFATEAALRMVNLAYNIISLFRQVSSEKPNHQRIQTLRLNCYAVGAWMTKKGNSRILKLAVPIKKRKWMDGIFAKVDICSFPISLVT, encoded by the coding sequence ATTGTTATAAGACAAAGCTTTGATTTAAGGCCCAAAGCAACAGGTAAAAAACTAAAGCTGTTTGATGATAAGGAATATTATGAGCAATATCGGTATCATACTTTTTATACAAATCAAACGCTACCTGCAACACAAATTTGGGAGCAATACAAAGGAAGGGGCGATTGCGAAAATAGGATTAAAGAACTTAAAGATGATTTTGCATTAGAAGGTTTTAATATGAAAGATTTTTTTGCAACAGAAGCAGCATTGCGTATGGTAAATTTAGCTTACAATATTATAAGTTTGTTCAGACAGGTTAGCTCCGAAAAGCCTAATCATCAGCGCATACAGACATTAAGACTCAACTGCTATGCAGTTGGAGCTTGGATGACAAAAAAAGGAAATAGTAGAATATTAAAATTGGCTGTTCCTATAAAAAAACGAAAATGGATGGATGGAATTTTTGCCAAAGTGGACATCTGCTCATTCCCAATATCACTGGTCACGTAA